One region of Vidua macroura isolate BioBank_ID:100142 chromosome 21, ASM2450914v1, whole genome shotgun sequence genomic DNA includes:
- the LOC128817880 gene encoding uncharacterized protein LOC128817880 — MAPRPPPRRPRPSGAAANQRAARQPRPGGCQSAGVGGAREAPPRAPSPPGAAKRPERAAGTGTGHGERAAGTGTGHGESGRNGNETQRESGGNGNGTGHGESGGNGNETQRESGGNGNGTGHGESGGNGNETQRESGGNGNGTRRENSGNGNGTRGESGGNGNGTGHGESGGNGPGTERAAGTGTGHGERAAGTGRGGEDGPVRAGHGGAALLPSLSHPQGCGPRHRSALLLLRSRCRSLRTGFSG, encoded by the coding sequence ATGGCGCCCCGGCCtccgccccgccggccccgccctTCCGGCGCGGCCGCCAATCAGCGCGCGGCCCGCCAACCCCGCCCCGGGGGCTGCCAATCGGCGGGGGTGGGCGGGGCGCGAGAGGCCCCGCCCCGAGCTCCGTCACCTCCCGGAGCCGCGAAACGGCCGGAGAGAGCggcgggaacgggaacggggcACGGAGAGAGAGCggcgggaacgggaacgggacaCGGAGAGAGCGGCAGGAACGGGAAcgagacacagagagagagcGGCGGGAACGGGAACGGAACGGGGCACGGAGAGAGCGGCGGGAACGGGAAcgagacacagagagagagcGGCGGGAACGGGAACGGAACGGGGCACGGAGAGAGCGGCGGGAACGGGAAcgagacacagagagagagcggcgggaacgggaacgggacaCGGAGAGAGAACagcgggaacgggaacgggacaCGGGGAGAGAGCGGCGGGAACGGGAACGGAACGGGGCACGGAGAGAGCGGCGGGAACGGGCCGGGCACGGAGAGAGCggcgggaacgggaacggggcACGGAGAAAGAGCGGCGGGAACGGGCCGGGGCGGAGAGGATGGTCCGGTGCGGGCCGGGCACGGGGGAGCAGCGCTCCTGCCCTCCTTATCTCACCCGCAGGGCTGCGGTCCTCGTCACCGCTCGGCGCTCCTGCTGCTCCGGAGCCGCTGCCGTTCCCTGCGAACGGGGTTCTCTGGTTGA